One stretch of Nitrosococcus watsonii C-113 DNA includes these proteins:
- a CDS encoding cation:proton antiporter: protein MELFYILLVLLLTTRLLGEFAKRIGQPSLVGEVVAGIALGTLAAEFPDSFPILVDITEDKVFIALTDLAIFFLMLLAGMQMRLQELAKVSHSAFFVAVGGMVIPMAVGLGLGWLLIPDSYYKQAQALFLGTALAITAVPVAVRVLMDLGSLRSRVGQTIVSAAFFDDVLSLLLLAVLTAMLNTGEFPDITSLLYLLGQVLLFFMVAGVVGYFTLPFIGKFITQFRLDEINFSGLLIIALANAVLAEMLGMHFILGAFITGVLFTPKTIDETAYEENKRRLNGISEGFLAPLFFASIGLHLDLSAITEDPIFVIYLIYAAFVCKFIGAGLPAYWSGFSIRDAAAIGTGMSARGAVELIIADLALRAGLFQRPEPTPSIVENLFSAIVIMALATTLITPLFLKVLLGHEKGADKKSDHATSTSTNKQ from the coding sequence ATGGAACTATTTTATATACTGCTGGTTCTATTGCTGACTACCCGTCTATTAGGTGAATTTGCCAAGCGCATAGGCCAACCCTCCCTTGTTGGAGAAGTGGTGGCAGGAATTGCCCTTGGCACCCTGGCTGCTGAATTTCCCGATAGCTTTCCTATATTAGTTGACATCACGGAAGACAAGGTCTTTATTGCGCTCACCGATCTGGCCATCTTTTTCCTCATGCTTCTGGCGGGGATGCAGATGCGCCTGCAAGAACTCGCCAAAGTTTCCCACAGCGCTTTTTTCGTCGCTGTGGGGGGTATGGTCATCCCCATGGCTGTAGGGCTAGGTCTAGGGTGGCTGCTGATCCCTGATTCCTATTACAAGCAGGCTCAAGCTCTGTTCCTTGGTACGGCCCTGGCTATCACGGCGGTCCCGGTGGCGGTTCGAGTTCTCATGGATCTCGGCAGCCTCCGTTCCCGGGTAGGTCAGACCATCGTCTCGGCGGCCTTCTTTGATGATGTGCTCAGTTTGTTGTTGCTGGCGGTGCTGACGGCCATGCTCAACACGGGCGAATTCCCGGATATTACCTCGCTCCTGTATTTGTTGGGTCAAGTTCTGCTCTTCTTTATGGTAGCCGGTGTGGTTGGCTATTTCACGTTGCCCTTCATTGGCAAGTTTATTACTCAGTTTCGTCTTGATGAGATTAACTTTAGCGGCCTGCTCATCATTGCGCTGGCTAATGCCGTCCTCGCGGAAATGCTCGGCATGCATTTTATCCTGGGGGCGTTTATTACTGGCGTACTTTTCACCCCAAAGACTATTGACGAAACCGCCTACGAAGAAAATAAACGCAGGCTCAATGGGATCAGCGAGGGCTTTCTTGCTCCCCTGTTCTTCGCTTCGATTGGCCTGCATCTTGATCTGAGTGCTATTACCGAAGACCCTATCTTTGTGATTTATCTCATCTATGCTGCTTTCGTCTGCAAATTCATTGGTGCCGGATTGCCTGCCTATTGGTCAGGGTTTTCCATCCGCGACGCTGCTGCCATCGGTACAGGTATGAGCGCTCGGGGAGCCGTGGAACTCATTATTGCCGACCTCGCCTTGCGGGCGGGATTGTTTCAAAGGCCAGAACCTACGCCCTCGATAGTAGAAAACTTATTCTCAGCTATTGTCATCATGGCTCTTGCCACCACACTGATAACGCCCCTCTTTCTTAAGGTATTACTAGGCCACGAAAAAGGGGCGGATAAAAAGTCCGATCATGCCACATCTACTAGCACCAACAAACAGTAG
- a CDS encoding YicC/YloC family endoribonuclease — protein MIYSMTAFARQEVQSDVGAFTWELRSVNHRYLDISVRLPEELRFIESQLRAQVGHRLKRGKVDCTLRYLPPSEQAPKFSMNEQVTRQLVQLCEEIETLTHNPAPLNSLEVLRWPGVLQTPPVDGERLKMRALTALEQALNQMLETRATEGNRLAAFIIQRCEEIEAIIVRVRTHLPQAMLHFQERLLARLEVVQAELEPGRVEQELVLFAQKSDITEELDRLQAHMAEVRQVFQRKEPIGRRLDFLMQELNREANTLAAKSADVEISQNAVELKVLIEQVREQIQNIE, from the coding sequence GTGATTTACAGCATGACGGCGTTTGCGCGCCAAGAAGTACAAAGTGATGTAGGGGCCTTCACGTGGGAACTGCGTTCGGTTAATCACCGCTATTTGGATATTTCAGTGCGTTTACCGGAAGAACTGCGCTTTATTGAGAGCCAGCTGCGGGCGCAGGTGGGTCACCGGCTCAAGCGGGGGAAAGTTGACTGCACTTTGCGTTACCTCCCTCCTTCTGAGCAGGCTCCCAAATTCTCCATGAACGAGCAAGTAACTCGCCAATTGGTGCAGCTATGCGAAGAGATCGAGACTTTAACCCATAACCCTGCTCCCCTTAATAGTTTGGAAGTATTGCGCTGGCCAGGGGTGCTGCAAACTCCTCCCGTGGATGGGGAGCGGCTGAAAATGAGAGCTTTAACCGCCTTGGAACAAGCCTTAAATCAAATGCTGGAGACCCGGGCTACGGAAGGGAACCGTTTGGCTGCATTTATCATTCAGCGCTGTGAAGAAATCGAGGCTATTATCGTGCGGGTCCGTACTCATTTGCCTCAAGCCATGCTCCATTTTCAGGAACGTTTGTTAGCACGGCTAGAGGTGGTTCAAGCTGAATTGGAACCGGGGCGGGTAGAACAAGAGTTAGTGCTTTTTGCCCAAAAGAGCGACATCACGGAAGAATTAGATCGGCTTCAAGCCCATATGGCTGAAGTACGACAGGTGTTTCAGCGTAAGGAGCCTATTGGCCGGCGCTTGGATTTTCTGATGCAGGAACTTAATCGGGAGGCCAATACTCTGGCTGCTAAATCTGCCGATGTGGAAATTAGCCAGAATGCGGTCGAACTTAAGGTGCTTATTGAACAAGTCCGGGAGCAGATACAAAATATCGAATAG
- a CDS encoding site-specific integrase yields MATIRKRGNSWNVQIRKRGHKQITKSFKDRKLALTWIKKVENEMERGVFQDTTEAQRITFNTILDKYKQRALITKRGIAQEESRIKYLKEWLGDYSLAGITPAVLSKFRDWRGLSVAAQTVKHDLSLISRIINYAIKDLGYSLPYGNPVQQIRMPKIPRGRTRRLEPGEQELLLENASESLQPVILFALETAMRRGEIANMEWRDVDLKQRTLHIPETKTGIPRTIPLSSEAIKILKEIPLGFGPIFKVHADSMTKAFDRATNKAGIEDLRFHDLRHEATSRLFEKGLNHTEVASITGHKDLKMLLRYTHLRATDLVSKIG; encoded by the coding sequence ATGGCGACCATACGAAAGAGAGGCAATAGCTGGAACGTACAGATCAGAAAGAGAGGGCATAAACAGATTACCAAATCATTCAAGGACAGGAAACTAGCGCTGACTTGGATAAAGAAAGTTGAGAATGAAATGGAAAGAGGGGTATTCCAAGATACTACAGAAGCCCAAAGAATAACCTTCAATACCATTCTGGACAAATACAAACAAAGAGCACTGATTACCAAAAGAGGAATAGCCCAAGAAGAAAGCCGGATCAAATACCTCAAGGAGTGGCTAGGCGACTACTCCCTTGCTGGGATAACTCCCGCTGTACTGTCAAAGTTTAGGGACTGGAGAGGGCTTAGCGTAGCAGCACAGACGGTAAAGCATGACCTGTCCCTGATTAGCCGGATTATCAATTATGCTATTAAAGATCTTGGATACAGCCTACCGTATGGAAACCCAGTGCAACAAATTAGAATGCCCAAGATCCCAAGGGGAAGAACCAGACGGCTAGAGCCTGGAGAACAAGAGCTATTGCTAGAGAACGCTAGCGAGAGTCTACAACCAGTCATTCTCTTTGCCCTTGAAACAGCTATGAGAAGGGGAGAAATAGCCAATATGGAATGGAGAGACGTAGACCTCAAACAGAGAACACTCCATATTCCAGAGACCAAGACAGGCATTCCTAGAACCATTCCTCTATCCTCAGAAGCTATCAAGATATTGAAAGAGATACCTCTAGGCTTTGGGCCTATCTTTAAAGTACACGCTGATAGCATGACTAAAGCCTTTGACAGAGCCACCAACAAGGCAGGCATTGAGGACTTAAGGTTTCATGATTTAAGGCATGAAGCAACTAGCAGACTATTTGAGAAAGGATTAAACCATACAGAAGTAGCCAGCATTACTGGACATAAAGATTTGAAAATGCTCCTACGGTACACGCACTTAAGAGCCACTGATTTAGTCAGTAAGATAGGTTAA
- the folD gene encoding bifunctional methylenetetrahydrofolate dehydrogenase/methenyltetrahydrofolate cyclohydrolase FolD, with translation MSANILDGKAIATDIRQNIKQQVQERITAGLRPPGLAVILLGSDPASQVYVRNKRRACEEVGFKSLAYDLPADTTQTNLLALIDQLNADSTVDGILVQLPLGKHIDTERVVEQIQPDKDVDGFHPYNIGRLTLRLPLLRPCTPHGVITLLRATGQDLRGLEAVVVGASNIVGRPMMLELLLAGCTVTICHRWTRDLHKPISEADIVVAAVGKPHLIQGKWIKPGATVIDVGFTRQSDGTLTGDVEFESARQRASWITPVPGGVGPMTIATLLQNTLYATEKLHE, from the coding sequence ATGAGCGCCAACATCCTTGACGGGAAAGCCATTGCCACCGATATTCGGCAAAATATCAAGCAACAAGTTCAAGAAAGAATAACGGCCGGACTCCGCCCGCCAGGATTAGCAGTCATACTGCTTGGCAGTGATCCCGCCTCCCAAGTCTACGTTCGTAACAAGCGGCGCGCCTGCGAAGAAGTGGGTTTCAAATCCTTGGCTTATGATCTGCCGGCAGATACCACCCAGACTAACCTGCTCGCGCTCATCGACCAGTTAAACGCGGATTCAACCGTAGACGGGATTTTGGTCCAATTGCCTCTTGGAAAACATATTGATACTGAACGGGTAGTCGAGCAAATCCAACCCGATAAAGATGTGGATGGTTTCCATCCCTATAATATTGGGCGGCTGACTTTGCGCCTTCCCCTCCTTAGGCCCTGTACACCCCATGGCGTGATCACTCTTTTGCGCGCCACAGGTCAAGACCTGAGAGGCTTGGAAGCGGTTGTAGTTGGGGCCTCTAATATCGTAGGACGGCCCATGATGCTAGAGCTGTTGCTGGCTGGTTGCACGGTAACTATCTGCCATCGTTGGACCCGTGATTTACACAAGCCTATTTCAGAAGCCGATATCGTGGTTGCTGCCGTGGGTAAACCCCACTTAATCCAAGGAAAATGGATCAAGCCTGGCGCAACGGTTATTGACGTGGGTTTTACCCGGCAATCGGACGGTACCTTAACCGGTGACGTAGAATTCGAATCGGCCCGGCAGCGGGCCTCGTGGATCACGCCTGTGCCTGGCGGGGTAGGCCCCATGACCATAGCAACCTTGTTACAAAACACCCTTTACGCTACAGAAAAATTACATGAGTGA
- the cysS gene encoding cysteine--tRNA ligase: protein MLRIYNSLTRKKEEFIPIESGKVRMYVCGMTVYDLCHVGHARVMVVFDVVARYLRASGFEVMYVRNITDIDDKIIHRANEKGESIHALTARYIQALHEDEASLQILPPDREPRATESMEAILAMVRQLLEQGYAYQGENGDIYYDVSHFEGYGALSGKHLEDLRAGERVQVNEAKTDPLDFVLWKAAKPDEPAWESPWGPGRPGWHIECSAMSIQELGVHFDIHGGGQDLQFPHHENEIAQSEAATGSKFVNYWMHNGFVRLDDEKMSKSLGNFFTVREVLEHYHPEVLRYFILSSHYRSPLNYSKQQLDTAKAAMTRLYTALRGIPRGDDRASAQGLSWEFVDGEDPFILRFREAMDDDFNTPEALALLNEVRHALNRARKGGDTEKGQSLAVLLRALGGILGLLAHEPEQFLRDPRQMVVVSDTAKTTSLSLTSQTSTEKVVLSHDGIEQLVAQRTVARKNKDWAEADRIRGILKDQGITLEDTAAGTLWRRG from the coding sequence ATGTTGCGTATCTATAACAGTTTAACCCGGAAGAAAGAGGAATTTATTCCCATTGAGTCCGGCAAGGTACGCATGTATGTATGCGGCATGACGGTCTACGATCTATGCCATGTGGGTCATGCCCGCGTTATGGTCGTCTTTGATGTGGTGGCTCGCTATTTACGAGCCAGTGGCTTTGAGGTGATGTATGTGCGGAATATTACGGATATCGACGATAAAATCATTCACCGCGCCAATGAAAAGGGAGAAAGTATTCATGCCCTAACTGCCCGTTACATTCAGGCTCTGCATGAAGATGAAGCAAGCCTTCAGATATTGCCCCCGGATCGGGAACCGCGAGCCACAGAATCCATGGAGGCCATCTTGGCTATGGTGCGGCAATTGCTAGAGCAAGGTTATGCCTATCAAGGAGAAAATGGAGATATCTACTACGATGTTAGCCATTTTGAGGGTTATGGCGCTCTTTCTGGCAAGCACCTTGAGGATCTGCGGGCGGGTGAGCGAGTTCAAGTCAACGAAGCTAAAACTGATCCCTTGGATTTTGTCCTGTGGAAAGCCGCCAAGCCTGATGAGCCCGCATGGGAATCGCCTTGGGGGCCGGGACGCCCTGGTTGGCACATTGAGTGCTCGGCCATGTCTATTCAGGAATTAGGGGTTCACTTTGATATTCATGGGGGCGGCCAGGATCTCCAGTTTCCCCACCATGAGAACGAGATTGCCCAAAGTGAAGCGGCAACAGGCAGTAAGTTCGTCAACTATTGGATGCACAATGGCTTCGTGCGACTAGATGATGAAAAAATGTCCAAGTCCTTGGGTAATTTTTTCACCGTGCGTGAAGTTTTGGAGCACTATCATCCCGAAGTGCTGCGCTATTTTATTCTCTCTAGCCATTACCGCAGCCCCCTGAATTATAGCAAACAGCAACTGGATACCGCTAAAGCAGCCATGACCCGCTTATACACGGCGCTACGGGGAATACCAAGAGGCGATGACCGAGCGTCCGCGCAAGGATTAAGCTGGGAGTTTGTCGATGGGGAAGATCCTTTTATCCTACGCTTCCGGGAAGCTATGGACGATGATTTTAATACTCCCGAAGCCTTGGCCCTGTTAAATGAAGTCCGCCATGCCCTTAACCGTGCTCGCAAGGGTGGCGATACCGAGAAGGGGCAATCTTTAGCTGTGCTGCTACGAGCCTTAGGTGGCATTTTAGGGTTGCTGGCCCATGAGCCTGAGCAATTTCTGCGTGATCCTCGCCAGATGGTTGTTGTCTCTGACACCGCTAAGACCACCAGTCTTTCCTTAACTTCTCAGACTAGCACTGAAAAAGTCGTTCTTTCCCATGACGGCATTGAGCAGTTAGTTGCCCAGCGGACGGTTGCCCGTAAAAACAAAGACTGGGCTGAGGCGGACCGCATTCGTGGAATACTGAAGGACCAAGGCATTACTTTGGAAGATACAGCGGCAGGAACTCTCTGGCGGCGAGGCTAG
- the gltX gene encoding glutamate--tRNA ligase, which yields MNKTALKTRFAPSPSGLLHLGNIRTALFNALLARRSRGLFLLRIEDTDQERSSEEYVVALMEDLRWLALEWQEGPKAGGEAGPYRQSQRSIVYQTNFQRLEAEKLAYPCFCSQEELERVRKRQLAAGQAPRYPGTCARLSPDEVESKLAAGFKSALRFRVPSLTTIEFEDLVRGPQRFAAGDIGDFIIRRTDGSPAFFFSNALDDALMGVTHVLRGEDHLTNTPRQILLLQALDLPIPRYGHIAMIVSRDGAPLSKRHGSRSVRELREAGYLPEALCNYLARLGHHYEDSGFLDLDTLAAQFDLARLGRAPARFDPQQLHHWQREALARCELDTLGRWLAPVTASRVPVDKYQDFIEAVRPNVVLPEDALHWAKILFSEELVLEDGVLPIIHEAGAQFFTQALAAIDDCGTDFKALTAQLKQTTGAKGRLLFLPLRAAFTGELDGPELARLLPLMGAVQARQRLQNCLHQSY from the coding sequence ATGAATAAAACCGCGCTTAAGACCCGTTTTGCTCCGAGCCCCAGTGGACTTTTGCATCTGGGAAATATACGTACCGCCTTGTTTAATGCCCTGCTGGCCCGCCGTAGCCGTGGCCTATTTCTGCTGCGGATTGAAGATACAGATCAGGAACGGAGCAGCGAGGAATATGTGGTGGCGTTGATGGAAGATCTGCGCTGGTTAGCCCTAGAATGGCAAGAGGGGCCGAAAGCAGGGGGAGAAGCGGGACCTTACCGGCAATCTCAGCGGAGTATTGTTTACCAAACTAATTTTCAGCGTTTAGAAGCTGAAAAATTAGCCTATCCTTGTTTTTGTTCCCAAGAAGAGCTTGAGCGGGTGCGTAAACGGCAGTTGGCTGCGGGTCAAGCCCCCCGCTATCCGGGAACTTGCGCTCGACTCAGTCCTGATGAAGTAGAAAGTAAATTAGCGGCAGGCTTTAAGTCCGCTCTGCGCTTTCGTGTACCGTCCCTTACCACAATTGAGTTTGAGGATTTGGTACGGGGCCCCCAGCGTTTTGCGGCGGGAGATATCGGTGATTTTATTATCCGCCGTACGGATGGTTCACCTGCCTTCTTCTTTAGCAATGCTCTAGACGATGCCCTGATGGGAGTGACCCATGTTCTGCGGGGCGAGGATCATCTGACCAACACTCCGCGTCAAATCCTGTTACTCCAGGCCTTGGATCTGCCGATACCTCGCTATGGACACATTGCCATGATCGTGAGCCGCGACGGTGCTCCTCTTTCCAAGCGCCACGGGAGTCGCAGCGTTCGGGAATTACGGGAAGCAGGCTATTTACCAGAAGCCTTATGTAATTATCTGGCCCGGCTAGGTCATCATTATGAAGATAGCGGCTTTCTCGATTTGGATACTCTGGCTGCTCAATTCGACTTGGCGCGGCTGGGGAGGGCACCGGCACGCTTCGATCCACAGCAACTTCATCACTGGCAACGGGAGGCCCTAGCTCGCTGCGAGCTTGATACCTTGGGGCGGTGGCTGGCGCCGGTAACTGCTTCTCGGGTACCAGTCGATAAATACCAGGATTTTATCGAAGCCGTCCGGCCTAACGTGGTTTTGCCTGAAGATGCCCTTCATTGGGCGAAAATATTATTTAGCGAAGAGCTTGTGCTCGAGGACGGCGTCTTACCCATCATCCATGAAGCGGGCGCCCAATTCTTTACCCAGGCATTAGCCGCTATTGACGATTGTGGTACCGATTTTAAAGCGCTCACCGCTCAACTCAAGCAAACTACGGGTGCAAAGGGCCGGTTGCTTTTTCTCCCTTTGCGGGCAGCCTTCACTGGCGAGTTAGACGGTCCAGAGTTGGCTCGCTTACTCCCTTTGATGGGGGCAGTGCAGGCCCGTCAGCGACTCCAAAACTGCCTACACCAATCTTATTAA
- a CDS encoding peptidylprolyl isomerase: MHASPKTLTLLLLGIFSFAAEAGGGAASPDQQPRVKLQTTLGDIVIALNPEKAPVTVENFLRYVNEGFYNGTLFHRVIDNFMIQGGGFDTDFNSKSTHDPIRNEAENGLKNEVGAIAMARTSDPHSATAQFFINVANNASLNHRNQDRQGWGYAVFGQVVEGMDVVNAIKKVKTGSKGNHRDVPLEPVIIEQATIVENG; encoded by the coding sequence ATGCACGCTTCCCCAAAAACACTTACTCTCCTTCTACTTGGCATATTTAGCTTCGCGGCCGAAGCGGGCGGTGGAGCAGCATCTCCAGATCAGCAGCCACGGGTTAAATTACAAACTACCCTGGGTGATATTGTGATCGCACTCAACCCGGAGAAAGCACCCGTCACCGTAGAAAATTTTCTCCGCTATGTGAACGAAGGCTTCTACAACGGTACTTTATTTCACCGGGTCATTGACAATTTTATGATTCAAGGCGGCGGCTTCGATACTGATTTTAACTCCAAATCAACCCACGATCCCATCCGGAATGAAGCAGAGAATGGACTTAAGAACGAGGTGGGAGCCATCGCCATGGCGCGTACCTCTGATCCCCATTCAGCTACCGCTCAATTTTTCATTAACGTCGCCAACAACGCTTCTTTAAACCATCGAAACCAGGATCGCCAAGGCTGGGGTTATGCGGTTTTTGGCCAGGTTGTCGAAGGTATGGACGTAGTCAATGCCATCAAGAAAGTAAAAACAGGCAGCAAAGGAAATCATAGGGATGTCCCATTAGAACCTGTTATTATCGAGCAGGCTACCATCGTGGAAAATGGATGA
- the lpxH gene encoding UDP-2,3-diacylglucosamine diphosphatase, whose translation MAVFFISDLHLGAGKTEIQLRAIEFLSQETPYGDALYILGDLFDYWIGDDAPTAEGLAIITALRRLADAGVTLYFLSGNRDFLVGQMFSQASGCQILPDPTIIDLYGVPTLLMHGDMLCTDDVAYQRARARLRRPAILRTYLALPKSWRHTIARGLRRQSQTHIQNQPLTIMDVNKTAVATALRVHGVKQLIHGHTHRPAVHHFSVDGHPRQRIVLGDWDHGKSVLTCTPEGFHFSDSRIPEPRFSHLQG comes from the coding sequence ATGGCTGTATTTTTCATCTCGGATCTTCATCTCGGAGCAGGCAAAACTGAGATTCAGTTACGGGCTATCGAGTTCCTCTCCCAGGAGACACCTTATGGAGATGCCCTCTATATCCTAGGTGACCTGTTTGACTATTGGATTGGAGATGATGCGCCCACAGCGGAGGGTCTAGCCATTATCACGGCCCTCCGCCGCCTGGCAGACGCCGGTGTAACTCTCTATTTTCTTTCTGGAAACCGGGATTTTCTGGTGGGCCAGATGTTTTCTCAAGCAAGCGGCTGCCAAATTCTGCCCGATCCTACCATCATTGATCTCTACGGTGTCCCTACCCTGTTAATGCACGGAGATATGCTTTGCACGGACGATGTGGCCTATCAGCGGGCCCGAGCACGGTTACGTCGACCAGCTATTCTCCGAACTTATCTGGCACTGCCAAAGTCCTGGCGCCACACTATCGCCCGAGGCTTGCGCCGCCAGAGCCAGACCCATATTCAAAACCAGCCCTTAACAATCATGGACGTGAATAAAACTGCGGTTGCAACGGCCCTCCGAGTTCATGGGGTCAAACAACTCATCCATGGCCATACTCACCGTCCAGCGGTACACCATTTTTCCGTTGACGGCCACCCTAGACAACGGATCGTCCTTGGCGACTGGGATCACGGGAAGAGCGTCCTTACCTGCACTCCAGAGGGGTTTCATTTTTCCGACTCCCGGATACCAGAACCCCGCTTCAGCCACCTTCAGGGATGA
- a CDS encoding DsbC family protein, protein MGKKLLGFLLAGGLVTLSFTALGNEEIEAVRASLQKLVPGTEPQSIKPAPIPGIYEVVLEGQVFYLSQDGRYMVQGQLVDLATRTNLTEERLKVIRAAAISNLDEQDMIVFGPEQAKHTVNVFTDIDCGYCRQLHQHIKEYNALGLKIRYLAFPRAGIGSSSYDKAVEVWCAKDPHQAMTQAKAGKPVENTAKCENPVADQFKLGQSLGVNATPTLMLEDGTVLPGLVRPQALVNILEQKVAAHP, encoded by the coding sequence ATGGGAAAGAAATTACTAGGTTTTTTATTGGCGGGGGGGTTGGTTACGCTCTCATTTACCGCGCTTGGGAACGAGGAAATTGAAGCGGTGCGGGCATCTCTGCAAAAATTGGTGCCGGGGACGGAGCCTCAGAGCATCAAGCCGGCGCCTATTCCTGGCATTTATGAGGTAGTGTTGGAGGGGCAAGTATTTTATCTAAGTCAGGATGGCCGTTATATGGTGCAAGGACAGTTGGTTGATTTGGCAACCCGGACTAATTTGACCGAGGAGCGGCTCAAGGTTATACGGGCTGCGGCCATCAGCAATCTAGATGAACAGGATATGATTGTGTTTGGACCCGAGCAGGCAAAACACACGGTGAATGTCTTTACGGATATTGATTGCGGTTACTGCCGCCAATTACATCAGCATATAAAAGAGTATAATGCTTTGGGGCTTAAGATCCGCTATCTTGCTTTTCCCCGTGCCGGTATTGGCTCTTCTTCCTATGACAAGGCGGTAGAGGTATGGTGCGCTAAGGACCCCCATCAGGCAATGACTCAAGCCAAGGCGGGAAAGCCAGTGGAGAACACTGCTAAATGCGAGAATCCCGTGGCTGATCAGTTTAAACTCGGTCAATCTTTGGGGGTTAATGCCACGCCAACTCTGATGCTGGAAGATGGTACGGTGTTGCCAGGGCTCGTTCGTCCTCAGGCACTCGTTAATATCCTGGAACAGAAGGTGGCGGCTCATCCCTGA
- a CDS encoding YajQ family cyclic di-GMP-binding protein, which produces MPTFDVVSEVDKHELQNAIDQVNREIGTRFDFRGTEARIEESEEELLLVAESEFQLQQMRTILDTKLAKRGVDVGCLEAKEPEIVGKRARQSIQVRQGIDKDAARKIIKIIKESKLKVQAAIQGEQVRISGKKRDDLQQVIALLREADLDLPLQYINFRD; this is translated from the coding sequence ATGCCTACATTCGACGTGGTTTCTGAAGTTGACAAGCATGAATTACAAAACGCCATTGACCAGGTTAATCGTGAAATCGGTACCCGCTTTGATTTTCGTGGAACCGAGGCTCGCATCGAGGAGTCAGAGGAAGAACTCCTATTGGTCGCTGAGAGTGAATTTCAGCTTCAGCAGATGCGAACCATATTGGATACTAAGCTTGCTAAGCGGGGTGTGGATGTGGGTTGTTTAGAAGCTAAGGAGCCAGAAATCGTAGGGAAGCGGGCCCGCCAGTCCATTCAAGTCCGGCAGGGTATTGATAAGGACGCCGCCCGTAAAATCATCAAAATAATTAAGGAGAGTAAGCTCAAGGTCCAGGCTGCTATTCAGGGAGAGCAAGTGCGAATTTCAGGCAAAAAACGGGATGATTTACAGCAAGTGATTGCCTTGCTGCGGGAGGCCGATTTGGATTTACCACTGCAGTACATTAACTTTCGTGATTAA
- the xerD gene encoding site-specific tyrosine recombinase XerD, whose protein sequence is MISSEQACLAADQEHLERFLDTLWLEEGLAENTLAAYRRDLEGFSRWLDSQGRALIRAQREDVLAYLAHRLEGGGKSRSVARSVSSLRRFYRYLMREKIRDSDPSDRVELPRLGRLLPESLSEGEVEALLAAPKTNDSLGLRDRTMLETLYATGLRVSELVNLTLSQLNSRQGVVRLSGKGNKERLVPLGEVALSWLDRYCHEARPGLVRGQLNEILFLTRRGGAMSRQAFWYLIKRYARQSGIQKTLSPHTLRHAFATHLLNHGADLRVVQILLGHADLSTTQIYTHVARARLQQLHQQHHPRG, encoded by the coding sequence GTGATAAGCTCCGAACAGGCCTGCCTCGCAGCCGATCAGGAGCACCTAGAGCGTTTTCTGGATACCTTATGGTTAGAAGAGGGATTGGCGGAAAATACTCTAGCGGCTTATCGCCGTGATCTAGAGGGATTTTCCCGCTGGTTGGATTCTCAGGGACGGGCCCTGATTAGGGCGCAGCGGGAAGATGTGCTGGCCTATTTAGCGCACCGCCTGGAAGGGGGTGGTAAATCTAGAAGTGTTGCCCGCTCAGTTTCTAGCCTGCGCCGTTTTTACCGTTATCTCATGAGGGAGAAAATCCGCGATAGCGACCCTAGCGACCGTGTGGAGCTTCCCCGACTTGGAAGGCTTTTGCCTGAGTCTTTGAGTGAAGGGGAAGTAGAAGCCTTATTAGCCGCCCCCAAGACTAATGATAGCCTGGGGCTGCGAGATCGAACCATGTTGGAAACTTTATATGCTACCGGGTTGCGGGTTTCTGAATTAGTTAATTTAACCCTGTCTCAATTGAATTCCCGGCAGGGAGTAGTCCGTTTAAGCGGTAAAGGCAATAAAGAGCGTCTGGTGCCTTTAGGAGAAGTCGCGCTGAGCTGGCTTGATCGTTATTGCCATGAAGCCCGTCCAGGATTAGTTAGGGGTCAGCTTAATGAAATACTATTCCTGACCCGGCGCGGCGGGGCCATGAGCCGGCAAGCTTTTTGGTACTTGATCAAGCGCTATGCCCGCCAGTCTGGTATCCAAAAGACCCTTTCACCTCATACCTTGCGCCACGCGTTTGCCACTCACCTTTTAAATCATGGGGCGGATTTGCGGGTAGTGCAAATTTTGCTTGGGCATGCAGACCTTTCGACTACACAAATTTACACTCATGTGGCTAGGGCTCGTTTGCAACAGCTTCACCAGCAGCATCATCCGCGCGGCTAA